The Pyrus communis chromosome 2, drPyrComm1.1, whole genome shotgun sequence genome includes a window with the following:
- the LOC137726196 gene encoding U-box domain-containing protein 15-like isoform X1, which yields MAERQIMMEVGEKKNVGSSTNGEDGSDGVVVELMGVIETVGSYSGFRKTHRKECVNLVRRLKLLVPLLEEMKELDIVMIISTTKALNSLVNLKNALSSAKKLLKNCSSGSKIYLTLESEAVMGRFHAVYDKLSQALDDMPYNELGISIEVREQVELMRMQLKRAKKRADTQDIELAMDMMVVFSKKKEGRNADSAILERLANKLELHSIADLEEETVAVRKLAKRRSARHNAESIQQITDLLGKFKEIAGIYEDFLLDGPVSTRCLRRCQSLMIPHEFLCPITLEIMTDPVIVATGQTYDRESIQKWLDSNHRTCPKTGQKLDHLSLAPNFALNNLIRQWCEKNNYELPKKDPCAGSDGSSAEIIEEVSRLVQNLSSCQLDVLKEAIYKIRMLSKENPENRILIANSGGIPQLIKLLSYPDSKIQEHTVTALLNLSIDEANKRLIAREGSIPGIIEILQHGTDEARENSAAALFSLSMLDENKVLVGALNGIPPLVDLLQNGTARGKKDAATALFNLSLNQANKSRAINASLIPPLLHLLEDKNLGMTDEALSILLLLASHPEGRNEIGRLSFIETLVKIIKNGTPKNKECAASVLLVLGLNNSSFILAALQYGVYEHLVELAKSGTNRGQRKANSLLQHMSKCEHIP from the exons ATGGCAGAGAGGCAGATAATGATGGAGGTTGGGGAGAAGAAGAATGTTGGCAGCTCAACCAACGGTGAGGATGGTAGCGATGGCGTCGTTGTGGAATTGATGGGAGTGATTGAGACCGTTGGATCGTACTCGGGGTTTCGGAAAACACACAGGAAGGAGTGCGTGAACTTGGTGAGAAGGCTGAAGCTTTTGGTACCACTTCTGGAAGAGATGAAAGAATTGGACATAGTCATGATCATTTCTACAACAAAGGCTTTGAATTCTCTGGTTAATCTGaaaaatgcactttcttcaGCCAAGAAGTTGCTGAAGAATTGCAGCTCTGGAAGCAAGATTTACTTG aCGCTGGAAAGTGAGGCAGTGATGGGAAGATTTCATGCAGTTTATGATAAATTAAGCCAGGCTTTGGATGATATGCCATACAATGAGCTGGGGATCTCAATCGAAGTCAGAGAGCAA GTCGAGCTAATGCGAATGCAGCTCAAACGGGCGAAGAAACGCGCTGACACACAAGACATAGAGCTGGCAATGGACATGATGGTTGTGTTCTCTAAGAAAAAGGAAGGCAGGAATGCAGACAGTGCAATTCTGGAGAGGCTTGCCAATAAGCTGGAACTTCATTCCATTGCAGACTTGGAGGAGGAAACCGTGGCGGTTAGAAAACTTGCTAAGAGGAGATCGGCAAGGCATAATGCTGAAAGCATTCAACAAATCACTGATCTTCTGGGAAAGTTCAAGGAAATTGCAGGGATTTATGAGGATTTCTTGCTCGATGGTCCTGTTTCGACTAGATGTCTAAGGAGGTGTCAGTCTTTGATGATTCCTCATGAATTTCTCTGCCCAATTACTTTGGAGATCATGACTGATCCTGTCATTGTAGCAACTGGACAG ACTTATGATCGAGAAAGCATACAAAAGTGGCTGGATTCAAATCATCGCACCTGCCCAAAGACAGGACAAAAGTTGGATCACTTATCCCTAGCGCCAAATTTCGCCCTCAACAACCTAATCCGTCAATGGTGTGAGAagaataattatgaacttcccAAGAAGGATCCCTGCGCAGGTTCGGATGGCTCTTCTGCTGAAATCATAGAGGAAGTATCTCGCTTAGTCCAAAATCTATCTTCATGTCAGCTGGATGTTTTGAAAGAAGCCATTTATAAAATCCGAATGCTCTCTAAGGAGAATCCGGAGAACAGAATTTTGATTGCTAACAGTGGAGGAATCCCGCAGTTGATTAAGCTCCTTTCATATCCGGATTCAAAGATTCAAGAACACACCGTGACAGCGCTTTTAAATTTGTCGATTGATGAGGCGAACAAAAGGCTCATTGCCAGAGAAGGGTCTATTCCTGGTATAATCGAAATCCTGCAGCATGGAACAGATGAAGCTAGAGAGAATTCTGCTGCTGCATTGTTTAGTTTATCGATGCTTGACGAAAACAAAGTACTGGTGGGGGCTTTGAATGGAATTCCTCCCTTGGTAGATCTTCTGCAGAATGGAACAGCCCGTGGAAAAAAGGATGCTGCCACTGCACTATTCAACTTGTCTTTAAACCAAGCCAACAAGTCTAGAGCCATCAACGCCAGCCTAATACCGCCACTGCTTCATTTGCTTGAGGATAAGAACTTGGGCATGACGGATGAAGCCCTCTCGATTTTGTTACTCCTTGCATCACACCCTGAGGGTCGAAATGAGATAGGCCGGCTGTCTTTCATTGAAACCCTGGTCAAGATTATCAAGAACGGGACACCGAAGAACAAGGAATGCGCTGCATCAGTTCTTCTGGTGCTGGGATTGAACAATTCGTCTTTCATTTTGGCTGCACTTCAGTATGGTGTTTATGAGCATCTGGTGGAGCTGGCTAAAAGTGGAACCAACAGAGGTCAAAGGAAAGCAAATTCCCTTTTGCAGCACATGAGTAAATGTGAGCACATACCCTAA
- the LOC137726521 gene encoding G2/mitotic-specific cyclin-2-like: MGSKENNPALVRPSNFQGPRMGGSKFVKEVGPNHRPALRDVHNITRKECPRKDAAECKKNVPDLPHRPVTRRFAQLLQQQPKETKEVTVSSFAANPKAVQDVNQEAKKSSSYNANSSGLVDCEIIDVENIEDEACDAHVPMFVKHTEAMLDEIDRMEEDENLEDEDPIMDIDSSSSKDPLNVVEYIDDIYAHYRKSEKSSSVSPSYMAHQPDINEKMRAILIDWLIEVHYKFELMDETLFLTVNLIDRFLESQMVIRKKLQLVGVTAMLLACKYEEVSVPIVEDFVLISDKAYSRKDVLDMEKSMVNSLQFNFSVPTVYVFMRRFLKAAQSEKKLELLSFFLIELCLVEYEMLRFPPSMLAAAAIYTAQCTLSRFKQWSKTSEWYTNYSEDELLECSRMMVTFHQKAETAKLTGVHRKYSTWKFGYAAKAQPAEFLLDH, from the exons ATGGGATCAAAGGAGAACAACCCAGCTCTCGTTAGGCCCTCAAATTTCCAAG GTCCAAGAATGGGGGGTTCCAAGTTTGTGAAGGAGGTTGGGCCGAATCATCGACCAGCACTAAGGGATGTCCATAACATCACCAGAAAAGAATGTCCTAG GAAAGATGCTGCGGAATGTAAGAAAAATGTGCCAGATCTGCCACATAGACCAGTGACAAG GAGGTTTGCACAATTGCTCCAGCAGCAGCCAAAG GAAACCAAGGAAGTGACTGTGAGTTCATTTGCTGCAAATCCGAAAGCTGTGCAGGACGTTAATCAGGAAGCTAAGAAATCGAGCTCGTATAATGCAAATTCTAGTGGTTTAGTGGATTGCGAAATTATAGATGTGGAGAATATCGAGGATGAGGCTTGTGATGCTCATGTGCCAATGTTTGTTAAGCACACCGAAGCTATGCTAGATGAAATTGATAGGATG GAAGAGGATGAAAATCTGGAGGATGAGGACCCCATTATGGATATTGACAGCAGCAGCTCAAAGGATCCGCTTAATGTTGTTGAGTACATAGATGACATCTATGCTCACTACAGGAAATCTGAG AAGTCAAGCTCTGTTTCCCCAAGTTACATGGCTCACCAACCTGACATCAATGAGAAAATGAGGGCAATTCTCATTGACTGGCTTATTGAG GTCCACTACAAGTTTGAGCTTATGGACGAGACACTATTCCTTACTGTAAATCTTATAGACAGGTTCCTAGAGAGCCAAATGGTGATCAGAAAGAAGCTTCAGTTGGTTGGTGTGACAGCCATGCTACTAGCTTGCAAGTATGAGGAGGTTTCTGTCCCAATTGTGGAGGATTTTGTTCTCATATCAGATAAGGCATATTCACGGAAAGATGTGCTTGATATGGAGAAATCAATGGTGAACAGCTTACAGTTCAACTTCTCTGTTCCTACCGTGTATGTGTTCATGAGGCGATTCCTCAAGGCAGCTCAATCAGAGAAAAAG CTTGAGCTTCTGTCCTTCTTCCTCATTGAGCTATGCCTGGTGGAGTACGAAATGCTCAGGTTCCCCCCTTCTATGCTAGCAGCTGCCGCAATTTATACTGCTCAGTGTACTCTGTCCCGGTTCAAGCAGTGGAGCAAGACTAGCGAGTGGTATACGAATTACTCGGAAGATGAACTCCT AGAATGCTCGAGGATGATGGTTACGTTTCATCAGAAGGCTGAAACTGCGAAACTCACTGGAGTGCACCGGAAGTACAGCACATGGAAGTTTGGCTATGCAGCTAAAGCTCAACCAGCTGAGTTCCTCTTGGATCACTGA
- the LOC137726196 gene encoding U-box domain-containing protein 15-like isoform X2 translates to MAERQIMMEVGEKKNVGSSTNGEDGSDGVVVELMGVIETVGSYSGFRKTHRKECVNLVRRLKLLVPLLEEMKELDIVMIISTTKALNSLVNLKNALSSAKKLLKNCSSGSKIYLTLESEAVMGRFHAVYDKLSQALDDMPYNELGISIEVELMRMQLKRAKKRADTQDIELAMDMMVVFSKKKEGRNADSAILERLANKLELHSIADLEEETVAVRKLAKRRSARHNAESIQQITDLLGKFKEIAGIYEDFLLDGPVSTRCLRRCQSLMIPHEFLCPITLEIMTDPVIVATGQTYDRESIQKWLDSNHRTCPKTGQKLDHLSLAPNFALNNLIRQWCEKNNYELPKKDPCAGSDGSSAEIIEEVSRLVQNLSSCQLDVLKEAIYKIRMLSKENPENRILIANSGGIPQLIKLLSYPDSKIQEHTVTALLNLSIDEANKRLIAREGSIPGIIEILQHGTDEARENSAAALFSLSMLDENKVLVGALNGIPPLVDLLQNGTARGKKDAATALFNLSLNQANKSRAINASLIPPLLHLLEDKNLGMTDEALSILLLLASHPEGRNEIGRLSFIETLVKIIKNGTPKNKECAASVLLVLGLNNSSFILAALQYGVYEHLVELAKSGTNRGQRKANSLLQHMSKCEHIP, encoded by the exons ATGGCAGAGAGGCAGATAATGATGGAGGTTGGGGAGAAGAAGAATGTTGGCAGCTCAACCAACGGTGAGGATGGTAGCGATGGCGTCGTTGTGGAATTGATGGGAGTGATTGAGACCGTTGGATCGTACTCGGGGTTTCGGAAAACACACAGGAAGGAGTGCGTGAACTTGGTGAGAAGGCTGAAGCTTTTGGTACCACTTCTGGAAGAGATGAAAGAATTGGACATAGTCATGATCATTTCTACAACAAAGGCTTTGAATTCTCTGGTTAATCTGaaaaatgcactttcttcaGCCAAGAAGTTGCTGAAGAATTGCAGCTCTGGAAGCAAGATTTACTTG aCGCTGGAAAGTGAGGCAGTGATGGGAAGATTTCATGCAGTTTATGATAAATTAAGCCAGGCTTTGGATGATATGCCATACAATGAGCTGGGGATCTCAATCGAA GTCGAGCTAATGCGAATGCAGCTCAAACGGGCGAAGAAACGCGCTGACACACAAGACATAGAGCTGGCAATGGACATGATGGTTGTGTTCTCTAAGAAAAAGGAAGGCAGGAATGCAGACAGTGCAATTCTGGAGAGGCTTGCCAATAAGCTGGAACTTCATTCCATTGCAGACTTGGAGGAGGAAACCGTGGCGGTTAGAAAACTTGCTAAGAGGAGATCGGCAAGGCATAATGCTGAAAGCATTCAACAAATCACTGATCTTCTGGGAAAGTTCAAGGAAATTGCAGGGATTTATGAGGATTTCTTGCTCGATGGTCCTGTTTCGACTAGATGTCTAAGGAGGTGTCAGTCTTTGATGATTCCTCATGAATTTCTCTGCCCAATTACTTTGGAGATCATGACTGATCCTGTCATTGTAGCAACTGGACAG ACTTATGATCGAGAAAGCATACAAAAGTGGCTGGATTCAAATCATCGCACCTGCCCAAAGACAGGACAAAAGTTGGATCACTTATCCCTAGCGCCAAATTTCGCCCTCAACAACCTAATCCGTCAATGGTGTGAGAagaataattatgaacttcccAAGAAGGATCCCTGCGCAGGTTCGGATGGCTCTTCTGCTGAAATCATAGAGGAAGTATCTCGCTTAGTCCAAAATCTATCTTCATGTCAGCTGGATGTTTTGAAAGAAGCCATTTATAAAATCCGAATGCTCTCTAAGGAGAATCCGGAGAACAGAATTTTGATTGCTAACAGTGGAGGAATCCCGCAGTTGATTAAGCTCCTTTCATATCCGGATTCAAAGATTCAAGAACACACCGTGACAGCGCTTTTAAATTTGTCGATTGATGAGGCGAACAAAAGGCTCATTGCCAGAGAAGGGTCTATTCCTGGTATAATCGAAATCCTGCAGCATGGAACAGATGAAGCTAGAGAGAATTCTGCTGCTGCATTGTTTAGTTTATCGATGCTTGACGAAAACAAAGTACTGGTGGGGGCTTTGAATGGAATTCCTCCCTTGGTAGATCTTCTGCAGAATGGAACAGCCCGTGGAAAAAAGGATGCTGCCACTGCACTATTCAACTTGTCTTTAAACCAAGCCAACAAGTCTAGAGCCATCAACGCCAGCCTAATACCGCCACTGCTTCATTTGCTTGAGGATAAGAACTTGGGCATGACGGATGAAGCCCTCTCGATTTTGTTACTCCTTGCATCACACCCTGAGGGTCGAAATGAGATAGGCCGGCTGTCTTTCATTGAAACCCTGGTCAAGATTATCAAGAACGGGACACCGAAGAACAAGGAATGCGCTGCATCAGTTCTTCTGGTGCTGGGATTGAACAATTCGTCTTTCATTTTGGCTGCACTTCAGTATGGTGTTTATGAGCATCTGGTGGAGCTGGCTAAAAGTGGAACCAACAGAGGTCAAAGGAAAGCAAATTCCCTTTTGCAGCACATGAGTAAATGTGAGCACATACCCTAA